Below is a genomic region from Mucilaginibacter auburnensis.
AATCTTTAAAGCATTACAAATCAGAATCTTTAATAAAAAATCGTTTCAAACCGTTTCACATATTCAATGAGACGATGAACCGGCGCTATCAGCATTACAATGTAATATTCCCACACCTCACCAAAAATGAGTAACTCTATCTCCACAATCTGCAAACTATAATCCTACCTTTGTGGTGTATTTATAACACTAAGCATACAACCATGAACAACATAAAATCTGCTTTAATAACCGGCGCAAGTGCAGGCATAGGCCTTGATTTGACCAAAAAACTGTTAGCCGAAGGTATAACCGTTATCGCGGTAACCCGCTCGGGCGAGATCTTGGATTATTCGCATCTCGAACTGACCGTTTTAAAAGGTGACATCAGCAACGAGGAAAGCATTAAAAGTGTAGCGCAACAGGTAAGCCAAATGGGCATTACCATTGATTGCCTGATCAACAACGCCGGTGTTGGGGTTGATTTTGATACCGAAGTGCCAACTGCTGCCGCGCTTAACGCCAGCTTTGCCACCAATACCACAGGTACCGCCTTGTTTACCGAGGCTTTGTTGCCTAATATTGCCGATGGCGGACAGATACTGTTTCTGTCAACCATTATGTCGTTATTGCGCGCGGCCTCGGCTGATAGTCCTGCTTACCGCATGTCAAAAGCGGCTTTAAATATGTACGTGGTAATGTTGAGTCAGCGGTTGAGCAAACGCGGCATTCGTGTAACGGCCCTGCACCCCGGCTGGGTACAAACCCGCATGGGCGGCGATAAAGCGCCAACCACCATTGAGCAATCTGTAAACGGTATTTATAAGGCTATTACCGAAAATACCGAAACAGGTAAATTCTGGAATGTTGATTCGGCAGGGATAGAAAATTACTAAGGAGAGCGCATTGAAGAAAAGTTTATTCCCGCTGCTGTTGGGCGGTTTGGCCATTGGCACAACAGAATTTGTAATGATGGGCCTCCTGCCCGACATTGCCGCTAACCTTAACATCAGCATACCCGTTGCAGGGCACCTCATATCATCATACGCTTTGGGTGTGGTAGTAGGAGCGCCCTTGCTGGTTATGATAGGCGGCAGTTATCCGCCAAAAAAAATATTGCTGGGCCTGATGGTAATGTTCACGGTGTTCAATACGGCATCGGCTTTTGCGCCTAACAATCTTATGCTGCTTATTGCCCGCTTTTTTGCAGGCTTGCCGCATGGTGCTTTCTTTGGCGTAGGCGCGGTAGTAGCCAGCAGATTGGCTGAACCGGGCAAGCAGGCGCAGGCCATATCGGTAATGTTTGCGGGCTTGACCATTGCCAATTTGGCTATGGTACCCGTTGCTACCTGGGTGGGGCATAATTATTTATGGCGATACACTTTTGGCATAGTAGCGTTGATAGGCATCATCACCCTGTTATTTTTATACCTGTGGATGCCTGCCCTGCCTGCCAACCGCACAGGCAACGCCCGCTCAGAACTGCAAATATTTAAAAGCACCGAAACCTGGCTCATTATACTCATAACTGCCATTGGTACCAGCGGTCTGTTTTGCTGGATAAGCTACATAGCTCCGCTCATGACGGAAGTTTCCGGCTTTAAAAGCGCTAACGTATCGTACATTTTGGTACTGGCCGGTTTTGGCATGGTGGTGGGCAACATTATTGGCGGCAGACTGGCAGACAAATTCCGACCGGTTATAGCTACCGCCTGGCTGCTTGCGGCGATGGCTGTAACGCTATTATGCATCTTCCTGTTTTCGGGTAATCAAATTTTGTCGCTGCTGCTAACGTTTGTTGCCGGGGCATTATCCATTGCCCTTGCCGCCCCCATACAAATACTCATGATCAATACCTCCAAAGGCGCCGAAATGTTAGGCGCTGGTATAACGCAGGCCGCATTTAACACGGGCAATGCCTGGGGCGCGTTTATTGGTGGCATACCTATAAGCATGGGGCTGGGTTTTAACTGGCCATCATTAGTGGGGATGTTAATGGCGATATTAGGGGTTGGATTTACATGGGTGTTGATAAGGCGTAGCACGAAGGTTGCTGTTTAATGTAAGCCTACCTGCCATATTGTATTTCGAACTTTGATTTGGCACCTGTGTTGGTATTGATTTCTGTATGCAGCAAGTATAATTCGTCTTTAGTCAACTTATTAACCATTATTTTGATATCGTTAACCATTAAATAAAGGTCTACAGCATTATAAGTCCAATACTTGGTTCTGGTAGGAGAGTCGGCTTCAATAAACTCACCGTTTTCTTTAAATTCTATCCAGCCATCCGCAGCAGTTGGTACTATAGTTTGCTCAACGGGTTCTAATAAAACTATTTTTTTTGCGTACCACTTGCCAAGCAGCAGATTTTCTTTTTTTTCATCCGTCTTTTTACAGCTGGAACATGTAACAATTAATAACAGCAGAATTTGTAGAATTTTTTTCATTATGATAAAATTTAGTCTTGCTAATATACTAAAATGAACTATACTTTTAACTGTGATGCTTCTGAAATGCTTGATAATCTACACATTCAAACTGGGGCTTAATTGTTGAAAATAACTCCTATCTTCACATCACATCAGTAAAAAGCTGGTACCACCTTTTACAATTTATCTATGTCAAACATAAGCCTTATAATTGAAGAGCGGGCCGCCAGTATTGGCAACTTTTTGGTTGGCCGCCTACTACCATTTCGCGAAAAACGCATGGTTGGTCCGTTTATATTTATTGACCATATGGGGCCGGTAAAGCTCAACGAGCGCCAGAGTTTTGATGTACTTCCCCATCCGCATATAGGGCTTTCAACCCTCACCTACTTGTTCGAAGGCAGCATCATGCACCGCGATACCTTAGGTACTGTTGCCGAGATAACCCCCGGCGCCGTAAACTGGATGACCGCCGGCAAAGGCATTGTACACTCTGAACGTATTCCTGAAGAAAAACACCACGCAGAGCAGATACTTCACGGCCTGCAAATTTGGGTTGCCCTGCCAAAGGAACTCGAACAAATGGACCCGGAGTTTTTCCATATTGAAGCGGCTCAGTTGCCGGCATGGACTTCCGATGGCCTTCAGTTTAAACTGATTGCCGGGGAAGCATTCGGCCGTAAATCTCCTGTACCTGTTTACAGTAAGCTGTTCATGATCGAGATCAAAAGCGAACCCGAACAAACCATTAACATCAGCAATGAACTTTATGGCGAAGTGGCGCTTTATATTTTAGATGGGAGCGTTGAAAATGAAGGACACACTTATCAGCCCAAACAATTGCTAATAGCTAAGGATAGTTCATTATGCCATTTCACTATGGCACCACAAAGTACAGTCTACATTTTCGGCGGCGAACCTTTTGCAGAGCAGCGCTTTATAGACTGGAATTTTGTTGCTACCGATAAAGAGCTCATCAACATTGCCAAACAAAAATGGATAGCCCAAGAGTTTGACAAAATACCCGGCGAAGAAAACGAATTTGTACCCTACCCAACCATCAACAAAAAATAACATGACGAGCATTAAAGCCAGCATACGCACCGAACTTTACCGAATAGAACTTAAATCGCCTACAGGCAATATTGTTATCGCCGACGAGCCTATAGACAAAGGCGGACAGGATAAAGGTTTTAACCCTAAAGAATTGCTGGCAGCCTCATTAGCTGCCTGCACCTGTGCTACAGTACGCATGTATGCCGACCGCAAAGCGTGGCCGCTTGAAAATGTTTATGCTGATGTTGAGTTGCTTGAGGAAGATGGGCAGACCAAATTTATCAGAAAGATACAATTTACCGGTGATCTGGATGAGGAGCAACGTGCAAGGTTGTTAGTGGTTGCCAATGCATGCCCGCTGCACAAAATACTTACGCATAGCATTGTTATTGAAACTACGGTAGTGTAATACTAATACTATGCCCATTCAGGCGCCAAGGCTTTAGTGTAACCGCTTTTTCCTATTTTAGCAACGAGTTAAAACCAGCATGCCTTAGGGTGTGTTGTGCATGTTGTATATGATCATCAAATCAAAGCCGTTAAAACCGTTTTTTTTTAACTGCGGACAGTTTTTAATTGGCGCGCTGCTTAAGCGCCGGTTTAACAAGCTCGTTATCCGTCCGGTTGATATTAAGCCGGGGCACTCGTACATTTTAATGTGCAACCACTTTAGCTTTCTGGATGGGTTTCTGGCGTTTTACCTGTGCGGCAAGGTTTTATGGAAACCAGGACTTATGCGTAGACTCTACATCATGTCGGTTAAAAAACAAATGGAGAAAAACCCATGGCTGCGTTATTGTGGAAGTTTTTCGGTTGAGCCGGGCAAGTTTTCTATGTTAGAGAGTTTTGACTTTATAGGCGAGAAACTATCTGAGCCGGGTAATTTGTTCCTTTACTTCCCCCAAGGAAATTTAGAAAGCATGCACATCCCTGATATTGAGTTTCAGGATGGCATTAACGAGGTGGTGCAACGGGTAAAAGGAAAATGCCAGTTGCTATGGTGTAGTACGGTGGTAGAGTATTTTGAAAGCTCCAAACCATCTGTATATTTTGATATGCTGGATTGCGGTACTGTTGAAGAATACAACTTTAAGCAACTGGTTGAAAAGGTAAACACCCACCACAAACAAGCGCTTCAAAGCCAAATCAGGTTCACCTGTAAACGAGCGGTAACGAGCAACGCTTAGTCCGCTTTTATACGTGTAAGGCCATCTTTGGCCTGGTTGTCAATGCTGTTTTGATACTCATGATTCTTCATTGACAACGCCAATCTGAAAAACTCTTCCGCCTTCTTTAAATCGCGTTTTTGCTCATAGATCAACCCGCTTAACAACGCCGCGTTGGCAGCATAATAATACGACGTAGTTTTACCCATATTAATAGCACGCAGGTAATTAGCTAAAGCTGCTGTATCATTCTCCAAAGCATCATACGTACGACCAAAGCGATAATAATATTCGGTTTTATCGCGTACAATTTTAAGTTCGTTGAATGATTTACCCTTCAGCATGGCAAGCGCTTTATCATAATATCCGCCATCAAAATAAAAGCGGGCACGTAGCATATCTTCATCAGGCATGGCATCATTAGCTTCCTTCAACGCCTCTTTATCTTTTTCATCGGCAGTACTGCCTTTAGTTCGCACCATGTTAAGATAGGATTTGTAGTCGTCCATATCTTTTTTAAATAAAGCGCAGTACGCCACCTTCAGGTACGCCTCTTTTATAAATTGGTCTCCCCTGTTCTCACTAATGAATTTCAAAAAGTACTTATCGGCATCACGGTCCATGCGGCACAGTTTGGCGTTGGCCAGCCAGTAAGTTACAACCGGCATATCCAAATACTCACTGGTTTGGGGCGCATCCGAAAAATACTTTACAGCAGCATCGACATGCGCAGTTTTGAAAGAAATATACCCTTGCAAATAATTCTTCAACAAGCTTCTGTCGCTCATATCAGCAGCCATGCCCATCAACTCGGTGTAGTTATCCTTTCTTTTTAAGATGTCAATATCAGTTAACGCGATCAGGAATGTCACCTCATCTTTATAAATGCTGTAAGGCGTACCGTCCAGTTGACCTCGCAATCTCCTGAGTTGTTTTAACCCGGCCTGCAGATCTCCCTTCATGCCAAAAAATCCTATCAGACTTTTATAATTAGGTGGAATTGCACCAAACAGCAAGTTAACCCAGGCTATGCTTTTTTGGTTGGGCAAAAAATTGGGGTATTTCTCGTTGTTTTTGGCCAGCAGCTTGCGCCCCTTGTTTACATCCATTACGGATGAGGAATAATCGCCGAACTTGGCCTTTAATACGCCCCATTGTATATAAACGTCGGCCTGGGCAAACAGGTAAAAAGGCGAGTTGGAATCGTTATCCTCCAAAGCATCCAAACGCGCCGAGCGGCGGTCTTTAAACTTTTGGTAATCGGCTTTGTTGCTTGACATTAACAGTTGGAAATAATCCATATAATTTTCAAGCAGTACGGTTATTCCATTATCCGGATTGGTGCGTTTCTCTTCGGCTATCAATCTTTTAGCTTCTGGAAAGCGCAATTCAAATATGGCTTTAAACGCGGCAGATGAGTTTTGATCTAAAGTAAAATCGGCCTTGGCGGGTTGGTAAAGTCCTAAAACAAGAAAAAAAAGCAACACGTATTTATAAACCATCCGTCAAAGGTATTTTTATTTAAACAAAATAAGTAAACCATTTATTGCCCGGGGAGTTTGGCAAAAGTTCATTAAATACGTTTAGTAAATGTCATTGAGCTTAACCCGGTAGCTCAAAGCACAAACTGGTACCCTGATCGAGTTTGCTTTCTGCCCATATATTACCATTATACTTTTCTATAAGGTCCTTACAGAATAGCAAACCCATGCCTGTGCCGGTCTCATTCTCTGTCCCCGGCAAGCTATTAACACGACTTTTAAATAAACTGACCAGATGTTGCTCGCTAATGCCTACGCCATTATCTTTTATGCAGAAATAAGTTCTGGCACCTTTTGTACCTGCAGAAATTTCTATTGTTCCACCACGATTGGAGAACTTAATAGCATTGGTCAAGAAGTTATGGATCACTATCCGTATAGAATTGGGCTCTGCAAAAGCTTGCACTTCAGCCTCAACTTTAACTACCACCTTTACATCCTTCTGTTGTATTTTATCGCTTAGGTGCAACAGTTCTTTTTCAACAAGTTCGGCTAATTTAAAAACCTTCACAGCACCCTGCCTGCTATCAACCTGGCTATTTATCCATGATAAAAGGGTATCCAAAAAGTCGGATGTTTGTTCCAGTTTGCCAAAAACTGTGGGCGTCATGGTAATAAACTCTTCGTTACTAATGCTTTTATCTATCAACAAATTAAATAACCCTCTCAATGTGCTTATAGGCGCTCTCAGATCATGCGCAAGCACGCCTATTAATCTGTCTTTTAGCAGGTTCAATTCATTCAATTTTTCTGACTGACGATTGATATCTGCCTGTTGCAATAAAATCTCGTCATTTTTTTGCTGAAGCACAACATTAATAGCCTTCTGTTTACGGCGGCCCCGATAATAAATGCCGGCCATTACAGCCACAACTATGGTAGTTGCGGCGCCAACCACATTTATTTGCCGCTGCCGGGCAAGCTTCTTGTTGTAAGCCACTTCTTTTTTATACTCGCGGGCAGCAATCTCTTTTTGTTGTTTTGCAAACTCAATTTCCAGGTTATAAAAGGCTATTTTCTGAACACTTTCGCTATGTTTTAACCTACCACGTAACTCAGAATAAGCTAACATTTTGTTATAAGCCTCTTCAAAACGTTTAAGGCCGGCCAAAGCTATGCTTGTTTGCTGCATAGCACTTGACTTTATGTTTAAACTACCAATGGAACGTGCCGTATTTTCGGCCTGAAGCGCGTAATTGTATGCTGCTCTAAAATCCTTTTTTTTATTGAAAGCCTGCGCTAAACCCCAATAGGCCTTTGCTTTATTATACTCAATTTTACTACGCGCGGCCGATTGTAACGACCTGTTGAAGTAAGTAATAGCCGAATCTATATCGCCGGTGCGTAACTTGTACAATCCAAAATCATAAGCTATTAAACTTATACCGTCGGGGTCATTCATTTCATTAAAATTCAATCTGGCGTAGTTGAGGTGTGGTAAGGCTTCCTTGTATTTACCCTGATCAAGCAACACTTCGCCAATATTCTCATGTATTACGCCAACACCTTGTGTATCTTCCATTCGGGTCCATATATCAAGAGACTTTTTGTAGTAGTTTAAGGCTTTTGAGTAGAGTTCCAATTCGTGCATAATGATGCCAATGTTGCAATACTGGTCGGCCGCGCCTAACTCATCTTTAATTTTGATATTGATGATGAGCGCCTTAAAATAATTATCAAGCGCTTTGGAGTAGTCGCCCCTGTTATCATAAGTTATTCCTATGTAATTGTAGCATTCGGCTGCGTCGGTTTGATTGCGAGATTGAAGCGCAATTTTTAAAGCTTTGTTGTAAAAACCTATGGCCTCATCGTAATTCCCCAAATAATCTTCAACACTCCCCATGCCGGTGTAACAGTTAAACACACCATGGGCAAACCCAATTTTGTTGTAGATCTTTAACGCGTGCTGGTATAACTTTTTTGCGTTGATGTAATTGCCAACAAAAGCCTCAACAGAGGCTACCTGTACGCTGCCATCGGCAATACCTTTAGGGTCTTTTATTTTTGTGGCTAATTTTACGCCCAACTCTCCGTAATACTTTGTACTGTCGGGATTTGATTCAAAGTACTCATGCGCCAAGTCAGTAATACGACGTATGGTTATGGTATCAGCTATTTTTAGGGAATTCTTTACGGCAGGCGATACCAGTTTTTTTAAACTATCTGTTGCAGGGTTCAGCGAATTGGCTGAAGCAACAGAACATAGCATGCTTAAAAAAGCAAATAGGGTATAAAGGGGTTTCAACCTGCTATCAGTCAATAATTATTGTCAAACTAATATAAACGTTATACGTCACTTTACACATTAAGTTGTTAAGAAAAAAACCGCTTTTAAAGCGGTTTCTATAACAGGTACACTAATAAATTTAAGTATGTTTTTTAAGACTAAATGCCCAATACCTGTTTTAATTTGGCATAGCCGGTTTTGCTTACCGGTATTTTAGCGCCAGATTTTAGTATGGCCAGGTGGCTGTCCTTCTCATAAGGGTCTATTCGGGTTATTTCCTGAACACTTAATATATAAGAGCGATGTACCCTTACAAAGTGACGAGGGTCAAGCGTTTGCTCAAAAAAGCTCATGGTTTTATTTTTCAGGAACGAGCCTTCATGCGTAAAAACGCTTACATAATCATCATCGGCCTGCAGGTATAAAACATCGGCCACCGGAATGATCTTTACCTTGGTACCTGTTTTAACTACAATACGCTCATGTTGCTGCGGAGAGTGAGATGCGGTTTCGAGCAGGTTTTCGGTTGGTTTGGGGGCCGCCGGTGCAATTGCGGCCTGCGACAGGTATTTTTCAACCGCTTTGGTAAATCGTTCCTTGCTGAAAGGTTTTAGCAGGTAGTCAACCGCGTGCGCTTCAAACGCTTTTATGGCATATTCATCAAAAGCAGTAGTAAATATTACAGCCGGGGCATCGTCAACCAGCTCTAACATTTCAAAGCCGTTTATTTTTGGCATCTGTACGTCAAGAAAAACCAGATCTGGCTTGTGTTGCTGTATAGCCTTTAACCCTTCAAAACCGTCGCCACACTCCTGCAAAACCTCAATTTGCGGAAAGTCCAGCAAATATTCCTGCACCACCATGCGGGCCAATGGTTCATCGTCTATAAGTAAAGCTCGGGTCATAACTGCGGTATTTTTATAATGGTTGTAAATATATTATCATTTGCGTGTGTTTCCATCAAATCATTACGTGCAAATAATAAATATAAACGCCGCTGTACCCCACTTAAGCCAAAACCTGTGCCCTGCCGCGGTCTGGATGTTTTAGGATCGAAAGGATTTTGTACAATAAGTTCCAGATAATTGCCGTCAAGCTCAGCACGTATGCTTACCACTACTTCATCAGTGGTATCGTACAAACCAAACTTTATGGCGTTTTCAACCAATGGCTGCAACAGCATGGCCGGCATTATGCAATCGTTGCAATTTACATCGCAGCTTATCTCGGTTTTTAACCTGTGCCCAAACCTCACCTTTTCAATTTCAAGGTAGAGGTTAAGGTGCTGCAACTCTTCATTCAGTGTAACCTGCTGCTGATCGTCTTTGCGTAAAGTTCCCCTCAAAAAGTCTGATAACTGATGTATCATTTTACGGGCCTGTTCCGGCTTAAAGCCAATGAGCGCGTTAATTGAGTTTAAACTATTGAACAAAAAGTGCGGTTGCAACTGCTGTCTCAAATTGTAAAGTTCAGCTTCGCGGGCTAATCTCTCGGCCTCGGTTTTACGCCTTTCATTCTCTTTCTGATCTTGTTGGGTATACCATATCATACTGATCATGGCCATCCAGCCTATAGCTAAAAAATCAGTAAAAAACCTGATCACTACTGATTGGCTCATCAGTGTGGCATAAGCCTCGGTGCTATCTAAAAACGGCAGTATGTAGCGGCTTCCGGCTGTACATGCAACTGCTAAAGCTATACACCATATCAGTATATTAATATAGCTGCCTTTACCGGGCTGGTAGTACCTCAGGTTGTTGTTAATTAACCAACAGGCCGCTGCTAATAACGTGGTACTTACCAAACCATCTGCCAGGGCTATAAACCAGGGAAAGCCAAAACTATGGATGATGTAGCTTTGTAAACCTGCCCAGGCTAAGCCGCAAATGGCAAAGGCACTGCTCAGTTTTGAAAAGGTAGATATATTTGATGGTGCCGCCAAAACAATACTATTATATTATTTAATATGATTGAGATATGGGGTAATTAATAGCTGCGGATATCTACGCCTGCAAATATAGATGTTCCTTTAACTACTAAAATTTTATTAGCGTCCTGAGGGATGGTATTGCGTACACGTTTATCATCAAACCCGGCAAACACAGCGGCTACGTCTGATACTACTGTCCAATGTGCGGGCACTATCATTTTTACGCCACCAAATACTTGTGTCACATCAATATATACGCGTCCGCTTATATCTGCTTGTGTAAAATCAATTTCGGCACCGCCAAAAACGTTTACAATCTCGCCACCTTGAAAATTCTTTGAATAAATGGTTTTTTTAACGCTGCCGAATATGGCTACAGCATCTAAATGTTCATCGCCGGCATAAAAAGGCTGGCCCTGAGGATTTACGAAACCCGGTTCGGCGTCGGCATTAAAGTCTGCTATCGGTTCTTTTGCCGCTGAAGGCTGATCAACATTAAAATCGTATTTACTGTTTTCCCATTTACTTTTCCAGGCATGCTTATCCCAAGTGGCAGCTTTCTTATTACGACGCAGTATCATCCAAACGCCAACAATTATTAGTATAGCCGGCCAAACAATATCGCTGGAGTCAAAACCCGGAAAAATTTCGCCAAGCAGCGTAATGCAACCAAATGAGATAACTAATAACCAAATGGGTTTTTTAAAGTTGCTGTTTGCGCCAAAATATAAACCCGCGCCTATGATCCACATGGGGCCGCTAAATATCCAATGAGGAAAAAAGAAAAGGTCAAGTTGTTTTAAAAGTAGAATTGCGCCTAAAGCCAGCAGTATTACGCCGCCTACCACTTTCCCTTTACCGGGACCGTTTTGGCTATGTATGTTAGTGTTGGTATCCATGACTTAAATTATTATTGTTACTCAAAAGTAACGCTCTAATATAGGCAGCCAAAACTAAAAAAGGCCATTAAGCGGCAAGAACTCGGTAAAAAGGGTGAATATGTCGGTGAAAAAATTCCTACAACGCAGGCTCCTGCTGACTCAAGCAATGGAAGCTACCCAAACCCCAAATAATATCGGTTGAATCAATGCCGATCACCTTCCGGTCAGGGAAGCATTTGGTTAGTATATCCAGCGCTTTATCGTCATTAGCACAACGGTAAGTTGGTACTACAACAGCCGCGTTGCCAATGTAAAAATTTGCGTATGATGCAGGCAAACGCATGTCATCATAAACCACCGCATCAGGCATTGGTAGCTCAATTATGTTCAACTGCTTACCATTGAGCAAACGCATGGTTTTAAGGGTTTGAAGGTTCTCTTGCAGCAGGTGATAGTTATCGTCGTTCTTGTTCTCTTCAACTACCGTAACAACGGTATCCTCGTTTACAAAACGGGTAATATCATCAATGTGACCATCGGTGTCATCGCCAACTATACCATCACCCAGCCAAAGTATCTGCTCCGCGCCATAGTAGTTGCGCAGGTATTCTTCTATCTGGCCCTGGTTTAAATGCGGATTTCTGTTAGGATTTAACAAACAGGCGGTAGTGGTTAAAATTGTGCTTTTACCATTAAAATCAACAGAACCACCTTCCATAACAATACCCGGATGATAAACCGGCAAACCGTAATGGTTAGCTATTTTGGTAGGAATAACATCATCCAGATCAAACGGCGGATATTTGCCACCCCACGCATTGTAACCCCAATCTACAATAGCTTTCTGTTTGGTAACCGGATTGATCAAAAAAGCCGGACCATGATCACGACACCACGCATCGTTACTTTCAAACTCAAAAAATTCTATTTTGCTGAGGTCGGCATCTACCAATTGCAATTGCTGTTTGGCAAAAGCGGCCATGTACTCATCCTTAACATTGATGCGCACCACCTCGCCTTCCGTAAGCGCTTTTATAAACTCACAGTACTTAGGGTATATGGTAACAATCTTACCCGGCCATGATTCTTCCTTATGCGGCCAGCTTAGCCAGGTAGCCTCGTGTTTGGTCCATTCTGCAGGGAAATGATAGCCTGCTTGGGCGGGAAAGTCCGGAAGTCCGGAAGTCCGGAAGTCGGTAAGATTATTATTAGAGATTAGCATTTTTTTAACGTTATTAAGGCACTTTCGGACTTTCCGTCTTTTCCGACTTTCGGACTACTCGTCTAAAAGGCGTTTTGTTATTGGCTGATATGAATCAATTCTTCTGTCGCGTAAAAACGGCCAGTGGGTACGGTAGTAATCAGTTTTGTTCAGGTCTAACTCCTGTACAATAACTTCTTCCTGGTTGTGTGATGTTTGGTGGATAATGGTACCAAACGGATTGGCAAAAAATGAGCCGCCCCAGAACTCAACACCGGCTTCTTCTCCTACCCTGTTTACGCTCACCACATGCACGCCATTGGCAACAGCGTGACTGCGTTGTATAGTTTGCCATGCATTGTATTGTTCAACATTGGTGGCTTCATCCTGCGTGGTGGCCCAACCT
It encodes:
- a CDS encoding LiaF transmembrane domain-containing protein codes for the protein MDTNTNIHSQNGPGKGKVVGGVILLALGAILLLKQLDLFFFPHWIFSGPMWIIGAGLYFGANSNFKKPIWLLVISFGCITLLGEIFPGFDSSDIVWPAILIIVGVWMILRRNKKAATWDKHAWKSKWENSKYDFNVDQPSAAKEPIADFNADAEPGFVNPQGQPFYAGDEHLDAVAIFGSVKKTIYSKNFQGGEIVNVFGGAEIDFTQADISGRVYIDVTQVFGGVKMIVPAHWTVVSDVAAVFAGFDDKRVRNTIPQDANKILVVKGTSIFAGVDIRSY
- a CDS encoding sensor histidine kinase; its protein translation is MAAPSNISTFSKLSSAFAICGLAWAGLQSYIIHSFGFPWFIALADGLVSTTLLAAACWLINNNLRYYQPGKGSYINILIWCIALAVACTAGSRYILPFLDSTEAYATLMSQSVVIRFFTDFLAIGWMAMISMIWYTQQDQKENERRKTEAERLAREAELYNLRQQLQPHFLFNSLNSINALIGFKPEQARKMIHQLSDFLRGTLRKDDQQQVTLNEELQHLNLYLEIEKVRFGHRLKTEISCDVNCNDCIMPAMLLQPLVENAIKFGLYDTTDEVVVSIRAELDGNYLELIVQNPFDPKTSRPRQGTGFGLSGVQRRLYLLFARNDLMETHANDNIFTTIIKIPQL
- a CDS encoding agmatine deiminase family protein, with the protein product MLISNNNLTDFRTSGLPDFPAQAGYHFPAEWTKHEATWLSWPHKEESWPGKIVTIYPKYCEFIKALTEGEVVRINVKDEYMAAFAKQQLQLVDADLSKIEFFEFESNDAWCRDHGPAFLINPVTKQKAIVDWGYNAWGGKYPPFDLDDVIPTKIANHYGLPVYHPGIVMEGGSVDFNGKSTILTTTACLLNPNRNPHLNQGQIEEYLRNYYGAEQILWLGDGIVGDDTDGHIDDITRFVNEDTVVTVVEENKNDDNYHLLQENLQTLKTMRLLNGKQLNIIELPMPDAVVYDDMRLPASYANFYIGNAAVVVPTYRCANDDKALDILTKCFPDRKVIGIDSTDIIWGLGSFHCLSQQEPAL